Genomic segment of Paenibacillus sp. FSL R5-0623:
AAACACGCAACAAATTTCGTATTCTGGCAAGCATCACGGTCAAGTGGATAGGTTCCTCCATCACATCATTAGCTCCGAAATCCAGCCATTCCACGATGAACTGAGGAGATGCATCTGAAGTAATAACCAGTAGAGGTATAACATGACCTTTATCTATCCAACGTTTTAACTCTTCTCTCTTCTGTTGGGTCCGATAGCCCTGACCCTTTTCACTATCTACCAGGATGATCAGATTGATATGTAACAACGATGGCTCAACGGATTGGTTAAGTTCAGACCATTCCTTACGGTGTACCTCATACCCTTCGGAACATAGTGCATCCTGAATAAGGTCAACCTGCTCTCCTGCTCCAATCAGCAAAATGGCTGTTTTCACTCTTTTTCACCCGGCCTGTCTCTATCCCCGCTGCTCGCAGCAATGGTTGGTACAGATAGCATGCCGTAAAATGAAAAAGTCCATTCCCTTAAGGGAACAGACATTGCTTCATTTTTGCTTCAACCAAAGTAGCGGTGAACGAGTGTACGTGCCTCAGCTGTATCTTTTGTTCCGTGAACAAGAACACGTCCATCTTGGAAAATGACCATTCTATAGACCCCTGTTGTAAAAGAAACCAGAAACGGATTGGATTCCACTTTTCCTTCTTGAAGTCTATCCAGACGTTCTGCCGTATGTTTAAGATCCAGATTCATACGCCGTGCAGGTCGGATCTGAACGGTGTCCCTGCCACATAACACATCGGTTTTCTCCAGATTGGACGCAGAAAGATATGGATACGTTGCCGAAGTGCCGCAGGAAGAACAGTCTTGCTTTTTCGCACCATCCACATTGATGGATATGTATTCGTTCCTCCACACGTCAAATGACAATAACTTACGTCTCAATGCATTTACATTGCCACTAAGTAACTTCATCGCTTCTGCGGTCTGATTCGCCGTTACCATCTGTACGGCTTGAGGTATGATGCCAGACGTATCACAGGTATCTCCACCCAGAGGGACTTCACCGAGCAAACAATTTAAACATGGCGTATCTCCAGGCATAAACGTATAGGTAATGCCGTAACTTCCTACACATCCACCATAAATCCAGGGAATACGGTGTTTCTGTGCCATATCATTAATGAGTAGTCGGGTATCAAAATTATCCGTTGCATCCATGATCAAGTCTGTATGCTGAACGAGTTCTTCCAACTCATCTACTCTAACATCCAACACTTTCCCTTCCACATGAACCGTGGAATTAATGGCAGATAACCGTTTTTCCGCCGCCATTGCCTTCGGAATCCGTTCAATTGCGTCCTGTTCTACATATAATTGCTGTCGCTGCAGGTTACTCCACTCCACATAATCACGATCCACAATCGTTAGGTGTCCGACTCCTGAACGAACTAACGTTTCTGCAATTCCTGTTCCGAGTGCGCCAGCGCCTACAATTAAAACTCTGCTGTCACTCAATCTGGCCTGGCCTTCCTTGCCAAGTGGCGCGTAACGTTCCTGTCTGGAATAACGATCAGCCTGCTCGGAAGATGTTATTTGATCTGTCATGTATGAACCATTCCTTCCACCGGACTACTGGCTGCTGCATAACGCTTTATGGGAATCATGCCTGCCTCATATGCCAATCTGCCCGCTTCTACCCCCAATCGCATCGCTTTAGCCATGCTCACTGGATCGCCTGATCCGGATACGGCTGTATTTAACAATACACCATCTGCACCAAGTTCCATCGCATAAGCAGCATCTTTTGGGGAGCGCAACCCTGCATCTACAATCACAGGTACAACGGCCTGCTCAATGATGATCTCAAGGTTATAGGGATTGATGATGCCTCTGCCAGCTCCGATGGGAGAAGCGCCAGGCATTACAGCATGTACGCCAAGCAATTGCAGCCTTTTGGCCAGAATGACATCATCCGAAATATAAGGCAATACCGTGAAGCCCTTTTCAAGCAAAATTTCGCAAGCCTTGTACGTTTCAATCGGATCTGGGAGTAACGTCATTCCATCTCCTATGACTTCGACTTTTATCATATCACAAAGTCCTGAAGCCCGCGCAAGCTCGGCAATTCGCACCGCCTCTTCCGCAGTGGAAGCCCCCGCCGTATTCGGAAGAAGAGTGTATTTGTCCAGATCCAACGTATCCAGGAAATGCTTCTGGTTGCGTTCCTCCAGATTCAGACGACGAACAGCAAAGGTCAAAACTTCCGTTTCAGATGCTTCCACAGCCTGACTTTGCACTTCCAGATCCGAAAACTTGCCTGTTCCGAGCAACAATCTGGACTCAAACGTATATTTACCAATGTTCAACATCATCAACCGCCTCCTACAAAATGTACAATCTCAATTCGATCGCCTTCTCTTAATGCTGTTGACTCATGGTGCTCACGCGTTAAGATATGCCTGTTCAGCTCAACAACTACAGTCTTGACTTGCAGGTCAAAAGATTGGAGCAATTTATCCACACGATTCAATCTGTCTTCAATCTCCATCCGTTGACCATTAACGATGATATTCACTGCACCACTCCCTTTCTGTTCAATCGCTCAGGGCTCAGCGCCTCAATTCCGAGTTCTTCTGAGCTTTTGCCAGCGAGCAACTCAGCGATAAGCCTGCCTGTTATCGCACTAAGCAAGATACCGTTGCGGTAATGTCCAAAGGCGGCGAACAACCCGGGTATACTCTTGCAAGCACCTATATAAGGCAGTCCATCGGGAGTTCCCGGTCTTACGCCTGCCCACGCTCGTATAAATTGTGCTTCTTTCATCCCAGGCACCCAGTGGGTAGCCGCTGTTAGCAGCTTCTGAACACCCTGTACAGAAACGTTCAAATCCGTTCTGCCTGGCAGACTGGTTGCACCGAGCCAAACTTCGCCATTGGCTTTGGGAACAATATAGATATCCTCTGCATACACCGTTCTATCAGGTCTGTACCCTGCATGTTCATCTGAGAACTGAACGGCGGCTATTTCACCTTTTACCGACCACACAGGCAAGCTCAGATTCACATGTCTCATCAACTCTTCACTCTGTAATCCAGCCGCTATAATGACATGTTTGCATCTCATCTCACCGATCGATGTGGTGATTCCCTGCACACCGTGTTCGTTTGCTTGCACACGTATATCCTGTATGTCCTCCATTACCCGTGCTCCTATTGCTTGAGCGGATTCGGCGTACGCCTTCGTTAGGTGGACTGGGAGAATCTCACTCTCGTGAGGTCTGTAATAGGCTCCATACGTATCTCTGTTAAGCCATGATGCCTCCTGTTGCACAACGGAACGATCCCACCACATCTCATCAGCAGAACTAGACAACGCAGACTTCCGATTGTCCTTATAACTACTTAATTCACTGTATGAACGAAAAGGAGTTAGGAATCCCTGGCGTTGCAGACCAGTCTCTACCTCACTGAGTGTAGCCATTAGCACTTGTTGCTCGGTAAGTAACTGTCTACTCTGCCTGGCAAGCTTAGCCATCAAAGGATGAGCAAAATCCTCACTGTCGGCCGCCAGCATTCCAGCTGCTGCGCAAGAAGTGCCTCCTGCAATCGCCGAACGCTCCAGCAACAGCACATCCTGTCCACGGGAAGCAAGCTCATATGCGATGGCACATCCAACAACGCCTCCGCCTACAATAATCGTTTCTGCATGAATCTTATCCGGTCTATCAGTAATGATCTTCTTCATCAGCTCATCTCCTTGATTCAGCGGCTCAAACTTTCTGTACCAACGATAGCCTGCCTTAATAATGCAGCCGCCCGATCCGGGGAATCGCTCGCCCACACATTCGAGATCACAGCGACTCCCTGTGCGCCTGCAGAACGAATAGCGTGAATGTTTCCCGGTTCGATGCCCCCAATCGCCATGACAGGAATGGAGACACCAGAGCACACTTCAGCCAGAGCATATAATCCTCTTGGTTCAAGATCAGGCTTACTGTTGGTTGAGTAGACATGCCCGAAGAAAAGGTAATCGGCTCCCCGTTCTTCAGCGATTTTTGCCTCATCGATTGAATGAACAGATACACCCAGACGAAGTCGCTGCACATTGCTTATAACAGCTGGGTTATAGTTACGTATCGCATCTTGCCCCCAATGTACACCGCCATAGATGTCATTCTGTGGTGGCAGCTCTGAACCATTTATAACAATGCGACAAGATGGAACGCCAATGCTAAGCAGACTTTCAGCCCAACCGATCTTGTCTTGCCATGTGAGTTGTTTTTCTCGTATGTGAATATAGTCCACCCATGGCCAAACGTCCTTTGCAGCTTTTACAAAAGATGCTTGATCCCCTGCACCCGTAGATACAACATGCAGTTCAAATGATCCGTGTACATGTTCATGAGAAAATACCGTACTGTTCATCTCCTTCCATGCGTGAATGCTATGAAAACACAAAAAAGCCACTCCCGTAGGGGAGTGGCTGCGTATTAATTATAGGACCAGATGACTGACTGATACATACAGTTCATTTCGTGCAATAAAGCTATAGACCCTATAGCCATAACGTTATACACGCAACTGCATGTTTCAATTCGTTAAGCAGACGGTTGAAATTCTTTGAATTGCCGTTTGCTCACGTCATTCACTGAAACGCGCTCGCCACTTCCCTACGCTGGTATGATCCAGATCAGGTGCAAAGGGTCCAGAATCGCATTCTTCCATCTCAGCCGCATCGTGCGGCCCCCCTAGTGTTCATATGAAGTTGTAGCCTATGTTACCATAGACGGATTTTTTTGTCACCGTCATTTCTGTTAAACATTGTCTTAAATCGCCCTAGTTTTTCTCAGACCATTCTTCGACATTCCATGTTTTGGTGACCCAACCCTCGTAGAAATCAGGTTCATGAGATACCAGTAACACCGTTCCCTTGAATTCTTGCAAGGCACGCTGCAACTCCGCTTTGGCTGTGACATCCAGATGGTTTGTCGGCTCATCGAATAAAATCCAGTTGCTTTCACGCATCAAGAGTTTGCATAAACGAACCTTGGCTTGTTCTCCACCACTCAGCATGTTAAGCGGACGAGTAATGTGCTCATTTTTCAACCCGCAGCGAGCGAGATGACCCCGGACCTCATTCTGGGTCAAATGTGAAAACTCATTCCAGACATCCTCAATCGGCGTGATATTCCCAGCACGAACTTCCTGCTCAAAATAGGCCGTTTCCAGATAATCTCCCAAGAAAGTCTTTCCACTAAGTGGAGATATTTTTCCCAGGATGGTTTTTAATAGCGTCGATTTACCCACACCATTACAACCTACGATGGCAATTTTCTCACCACGTTCAATTGTCATCGTCATTTTGGGCAGCAAAGGATACGTATATCCAATTTCAAAATCAATACCCTCAAAGACCGTTTTGCTGCTCGCACGGGCATCCTTGAATTTGAACGTTGGTTTGGCCGCTTCATCTGGGCGATCAATACGTTCAATTCTGTCCAGCTGCTTCTCCCGGCTCTTTGCTCGACCTGAAGTTGAAGCACGTGCCTTGTTACGCTGAATGAAGTCTTCCTGCTTCTTGATGTACTCTTGCTGCTTCTCGTATGCATCAATATGCTGGGCTTTATTCATATCAGCCATCTCAAGGAACTTGT
This window contains:
- a CDS encoding response regulator transcription factor translates to MKTAILLIGAGEQVDLIQDALCSEGYEVHRKEWSELNQSVEPSLLHINLIILVDSEKGQGYRTQQKREELKRWIDKGHVIPLLVITSDASPQFIVEWLDFGANDVMEEPIHLTVMLARIRNLLRVFANATPEGEEVIVVHDLKVNLRSRRVNRAGEYLTLTPKEYELLEFLALHVNEACTRSDILREVWGYEYAMDTNVVDVYIKHLRVKVDKGRSVKLIHTVRGIGYMLHDKN
- a CDS encoding ThiF family adenylyltransferase, with product MTDQITSSEQADRYSRQERYAPLGKEGQARLSDSRVLIVGAGALGTGIAETLVRSGVGHLTIVDRDYVEWSNLQRQQLYVEQDAIERIPKAMAAEKRLSAINSTVHVEGKVLDVRVDELEELVQHTDLIMDATDNFDTRLLINDMAQKHRIPWIYGGCVGSYGITYTFMPGDTPCLNCLLGEVPLGGDTCDTSGIIPQAVQMVTANQTAEAMKLLSGNVNALRRKLLSFDVWRNEYISINVDGAKKQDCSSCGTSATYPYLSASNLEKTDVLCGRDTVQIRPARRMNLDLKHTAERLDRLQEGKVESNPFLVSFTTGVYRMVIFQDGRVLVHGTKDTAEARTLVHRYFG
- a CDS encoding thiazole synthase, which codes for MLNIGKYTFESRLLLGTGKFSDLEVQSQAVEASETEVLTFAVRRLNLEERNQKHFLDTLDLDKYTLLPNTAGASTAEEAVRIAELARASGLCDMIKVEVIGDGMTLLPDPIETYKACEILLEKGFTVLPYISDDVILAKRLQLLGVHAVMPGASPIGAGRGIINPYNLEIIIEQAVVPVIVDAGLRSPKDAAYAMELGADGVLLNTAVSGSGDPVSMAKAMRLGVEAGRLAYEAGMIPIKRYAAASSPVEGMVHT
- the thiS gene encoding sulfur carrier protein ThiS — protein: MNIIVNGQRMEIEDRLNRVDKLLQSFDLQVKTVVVELNRHILTREHHESTALREGDRIEIVHFVGGG
- the thiO gene encoding glycine oxidase ThiO, which encodes MKKIITDRPDKIHAETIIVGGGVVGCAIAYELASRGQDVLLLERSAIAGGTSCAAAGMLAADSEDFAHPLMAKLARQSRQLLTEQQVLMATLSEVETGLQRQGFLTPFRSYSELSSYKDNRKSALSSSADEMWWDRSVVQQEASWLNRDTYGAYYRPHESEILPVHLTKAYAESAQAIGARVMEDIQDIRVQANEHGVQGITTSIGEMRCKHVIIAAGLQSEELMRHVNLSLPVWSVKGEIAAVQFSDEHAGYRPDRTVYAEDIYIVPKANGEVWLGATSLPGRTDLNVSVQGVQKLLTAATHWVPGMKEAQFIRAWAGVRPGTPDGLPYIGACKSIPGLFAAFGHYRNGILLSAITGRLIAELLAGKSSEELGIEALSPERLNRKGVVQ
- a CDS encoding thiamine phosphate synthase, translated to MCFHSIHAWKEMNSTVFSHEHVHGSFELHVVSTGAGDQASFVKAAKDVWPWVDYIHIREKQLTWQDKIGWAESLLSIGVPSCRIVINGSELPPQNDIYGGVHWGQDAIRNYNPAVISNVQRLRLGVSVHSIDEAKIAEERGADYLFFGHVYSTNSKPDLEPRGLYALAEVCSGVSIPVMAIGGIEPGNIHAIRSAGAQGVAVISNVWASDSPDRAAALLRQAIVGTESLSR
- a CDS encoding ABC-F family ATP-binding cassette domain-containing protein is translated as MSLLSVENVSHNFGDRTLFKNVSFRLLAGERVGLVGANGVGKSTLMNILTGKLLKDSGKVEWTPKVRYGYLDQHTKLTPGKTIRDVLKDAFLPLLELEKEMMNITDQMADADPDKLEQLLEEMGDIQEQLEQGDFYLIDVKVEEMANGLGLSAIGLDRDVAALSGGQRTKVLLAKLLLEKPTALLLDEPTNYLDVEHIEWLSRYLKDYPHAFLLISHDTEFMNEVVNVIYHLEFAKLTRYAANYNKFLEMADMNKAQHIDAYEKQQEYIKKQEDFIQRNKARASTSGRAKSREKQLDRIERIDRPDEAAKPTFKFKDARASSKTVFEGIDFEIGYTYPLLPKMTMTIERGEKIAIVGCNGVGKSTLLKTILGKISPLSGKTFLGDYLETAYFEQEVRAGNITPIEDVWNEFSHLTQNEVRGHLARCGLKNEHITRPLNMLSGGEQAKVRLCKLLMRESNWILFDEPTNHLDVTAKAELQRALQEFKGTVLLVSHEPDFYEGWVTKTWNVEEWSEKN